In Tistrella mobilis, the genomic window GCTGGTATCGATGCGGTCATAGGCCGGCGTGCTCTTCAGCGCCGCGATCGCCGGCGCCCAGGCCGTCGCCTGTTCGGGGGAGGGGGTGCTGCCCGGATCGACCGGCACATCGCCGCCGGCCACCGAGGTGACCGTGACCTCGTGCCCGGCTTCGGTGAAGGCCATATAGGGCACGGCATGTTCTTCCAGCCAGAGCCCGGTGGGCTTGCCGTCGAGCAGGCGGTCATGGCTGGTGAGGATAAACAGGATGCGGCTCATGGGGATCGGACCTCCATTGATGAGGGTGATGATCTGTCCTGGTCGATCCTTCAGGTGGCAGCGGCCTCAGGCGGATTCAAATTCGCGGTGCCGATGCCAGATATCAGCTAGAATGATATCTGATGATGTATGACCTGAACCTGATGCGGATCTTCGCCGCCCTGATCGACGAGGGCAGCGTGACCCGCGCCGCCCACCGGCTGGGCATGACCCAGCCGGCGGTGAGCGGCGCGCTGACCCGGCTGCGCGCGCTGATCGGCGATCCGCTGTTCGTGCGCGAGCGCTATGGCATGCGGCCGACCGAAAAGGCCCTGGCACTGGCCCCGGCGATCACCCGGGCACTGGCCGGCATCGATGATGCGGTGATGGCGGCACAGGGCTTCGATCCGGCGACCGCGCGGCGCAGCTTCGTGATCTCGGCCAACAGCTATGCCGAATTCGTGCTGCTGCCGGCGCTGGTGGCGCGGGTTCAGGCCGAGGCCCCGGGGGTGCGGCTGCGCGTGCTGCCCTTCGGCGCAGATCTGGCCGAAACCGGGCTGCTGACAGGCGATACCGCCCTGGCACTCGGCCGGATCGTCGATCCGCCGGACACGCTGGTGGTGCAGGAAATTCTGACCGACGGGCTTTCCTGCGTGCTGCGCGCCGATCATCCCGATGCGGCGGGGGGCAGGCTGGACCGCGCGGCCTTCGAACGGCTGCGCCATGTGAACCTGCTGCCACCCGGCCGGCTGAAGGTCGGCCTGTTCCAGGTGCTGGAGCGGCTGGAGTTGCAGCGCGAGGTCGCGGTCTCGGTGACCCATTTCCTCGCCATCCCGGAACTGGTCGCAGCCACCGATCTCTGCGCAACCTTGCCGACGGCGATCTGCCGCAGGCTGGCCGGCGACGCGCGGCTGAAGGTGCTGGAGCCGCCTGCCGATTTCGGCCGTTTCCCGGGCCATATGGCCTGGCATCTCCGCCACCGCGAGGATGACGGCCATCGCTGGCTGCGCCGGCTGGTGCGCGAGATCGCGGCCGCAGCGGTCAGACCATGACGACCGTCAGAGATTGAGCCGGTAGCCGCCCGCCTCGGTGATCAGCAGGCGGGCATTGGCCGGGTCGGGCTCGATCTTCTGGCGCAGGCGATAGATATGGGTCTCCAGCGTATGGGTGGCGACCCCGGCATTATAGCCCCAGACCTCGTCGAGCAGCCGCTCACGCGGGACCGGCTTGTCGCCCGCGCGGTAGAGATATTTCAGGATCTGGGCTTCCTTGTCGGTGAGCCTGATCTTGCGCTTGCCGTCTTCGGTGACCAGCATCTTCACTGCCGGCCGGAACTGATAGGGGCCGATCGCAAACACCGCATCGTCGGATTGTTCATGCTGGCGCAGATGGGCGCGAACCCGCGCCAGCAGCACCGCGAAGCGAAAGGGCTTGGTGACGTAGTCGTTCGCCCCGGCATCCAGGCCCAGAATGGTGTCGGCCTCGGTATCGGCACCGGTCAGCATCACGATCGGCGCCTTCAGCCCGGCGCGGCGCATCAGCCGGCAGACCTCGCGGCCATCCAGATCGGGCAGGCCGATATCCAGGATGACCAGGTCGTGGGGGGCGGATTTCAGCGCCACCTTCACCTTCTCCAGCGCCTGGGCACCGCTCGCCGCCTCTTCGATCGCAAACTCCTCGTAGAGCGCCAGCTGCTCGGCAAGCGTCTGGCGCAGCAGGGGGTCGTCGTCGATCAGCAGGATGCGCTTCTGGGCGGTCATGGGCGGCGCTTTCCATCGATGGCGTCCCCCAAGGTTTTACGGGCCCCTTACCGGATCAGGCAAGTGCTGGATCAGGCAAGGCCCGGCGGTATGCCCAGCAGATCCAGATGCCCCACCACCAGCCGTCCCGGGCCGGCGGCGGCGCGGCCGGCCCGGAAATCCGCGACCAGCCCGGCCGGTGCCTCGCCGCTGTCGACCAGATCGACCAGGGCGCCTGCGATGCCGTCGACCAT contains:
- a CDS encoding LysR family transcriptional regulator, translated to MMYDLNLMRIFAALIDEGSVTRAAHRLGMTQPAVSGALTRLRALIGDPLFVRERYGMRPTEKALALAPAITRALAGIDDAVMAAQGFDPATARRSFVISANSYAEFVLLPALVARVQAEAPGVRLRVLPFGADLAETGLLTGDTALALGRIVDPPDTLVVQEILTDGLSCVLRADHPDAAGGRLDRAAFERLRHVNLLPPGRLKVGLFQVLERLELQREVAVSVTHFLAIPELVAATDLCATLPTAICRRLAGDARLKVLEPPADFGRFPGHMAWHLRHREDDGHRWLRRLVREIAAAAVRP
- a CDS encoding response regulator transcription factor, encoding MTAQKRILLIDDDPLLRQTLAEQLALYEEFAIEEAASGAQALEKVKVALKSAPHDLVILDIGLPDLDGREVCRLMRRAGLKAPIVMLTGADTEADTILGLDAGANDYVTKPFRFAVLLARVRAHLRQHEQSDDAVFAIGPYQFRPAVKMLVTEDGKRKIRLTDKEAQILKYLYRAGDKPVPRERLLDEVWGYNAGVATHTLETHIYRLRQKIEPDPANARLLITEAGGYRLNL